A window of Gambusia affinis linkage group LG03, SWU_Gaff_1.0, whole genome shotgun sequence contains these coding sequences:
- the agpat9l gene encoding glycerol-3-phosphate acyltransferase 3-like translates to MENFWAGVLRATEFWLYLIVCLIMIPAMFGFSLGISETYMNILVKTLEWATLNIQKANAEEESAKASACNGLIQREHGSMEKELEELRRSRPKPPVGGDFTLSDCFYFTRSGIESIVDDEVTQRFTSEELVSWNLLTRTHNDFQYISLKLTLVYGLGIFVRYCILAPLRITLACIGLTWLVIGTSAVGFLPNCRLKFWLSEWVHVMCYRICARGLSAAICYHNKENRPKKGGICVANHTSPIDIVILCNDGCYAMVGQVHGGLMGIVQRAMVRSCPHVWFERSEMRDRHLVTKRLTDHVNDKTKLPILIFPEGTCVNNTSVMMFKKGSFEIGATIYPVAIKYDPKFGDAFWNSSKYSMVSYLLRMMTSWALVCNVWYLPAMHQQEGEDAVHFANRVKSVIARQGGLVDLQWDGGLKRAKVKDTFKEQQQKKYSSMVVGDDSSSNSD, encoded by the exons ATGGAGAACTTCTGGGCCGGGGTCCTTCGGGCCACAGAGTTCTGGCTCTACCTCATTGTCTGCCTCATTATGATCCCAGCCATGTTTGGATTTTCTCTGGGTATCTCTGAGACCTACATGAACATCCTTGTGAAGACTTTAGAG TGGGCCACTCTGAACATACAGAAAGCaaatgcagaagaagaaagtgctaaAGCTTCTGCATGTAATG GACTCATCCAAAGGGAACACGGCTCTATGGAGAAAGAGTTGGAGGAACTCCGACGCAGTAGACCCAAACCGCCAGTAGGAGGCGATTTCACACTTAGCGACTGTTTCTATTTCACTCGAAGCGGGATTGAGAGCATTGTAGATGATGAG GTAACCCAGCGGTTCACTTCTGAGGAGCTGGTGTCCTGGAATCTACTGACTCGCACCCACAATGACTTCCAGTACATCAGTCTGAAGCTGACACTGGTTTATGGCCTTGGTATCTTTGTGAGATACTGCATCCTCGCCCCTCTTAG AATCACACTGGCCTGCATCGGCCTGACCTGGTTGGTGATTGGAACGTCTGCAGTTGGATTTCTTCCAAATTGCAG GCTAAAGTTCTGGCTCAGTGAGTGGGTCCATGTCATGTGCTACAGAATCTGTGCTCGAGGTCTTTCTGCTGCAATCTGCTACCACAACAa agagAATAGACCCAAAAAAGGAGGTATCTGTGTGGCCAATCACACCAGTCCTATTGACATTGTCATACTTTGCAACGACGGCTGCTATGCTATG GTGGGGCAGGTCCATGGAGGCCTGATGGGAATTGTTCAGAGAGCCATGGTGAGGTCTTGCCCTCATGTCTGGTTTGAGAGGTCAGAGATGAGAGACCGCCATCTAGTGACCAAAAG gttaACAGACCACGTGAATGACAAGACAAAGCTTCCCATATTAATATTTCCAGAAG GTACCTGCGTTAACAACACGTCTGTCATGATGTTTAAAAAGGGAAGTTTTGAAATTGGTGCAACGATATATCCTGTAGCCATCAAG TATGACCCAAAGTTCGGAGATGCTTTTTGGAACAGTTCCAAGTACAGCATGGTGAGCTACCTGCTGCGGATGATGACGAGCTGGGCTCTAGTCTGTAACGTCTGGTACCTTCCAGCCATGCACCAACAG GAGGGAGAGGATGCTGTCCACTTTGCCAACAGAGTGAAATCTGTCATAGCTCGCCAAGGAGGACTGGTAGACCTTCAGTG GGATGGAGGTCTGAAGAGGGCGAAGGTGAAGGACACATTtaaggagcagcagcagaaaaagtaCAGCAGTATGGTGGTGGGAgatgacagcagcagcaacagtgaCTGA
- the myl7 gene encoding myosin regulatory light chain 2, atrial isoform, whose product MASKKASNKRQRGNQKSCSNVFSMFEQSQIQEFKEAFGCIDQDRDGVIKKQDLKETYAQLGKLNIKDEELEEMLNEGKGPINFTVFLTLFGEKLNGTDPEDTILAAFKPFDPNGTGFVNKDEFKRLLMNQADKFTADEVEQAFTLAPIDPIGNIDYKQLCYIITHGDEKEES is encoded by the exons ATG GCAAGTAAAAAGGCCTCCAATAAAAGGCAGAGGGGGAATCAGAAGTCCTGCTCCAATGTATTTTCAATGTTCGAGCAGTCACAGATACAAGAGTTCAAAGAG GCTTTTGGCTGCATTGACCAGGACAGGGACGGGGTAATCAAGAAGCAGGACCTGAAGGAGACCTACGCTCAACTCG GAAAGCTTAACATTAAGGATGAGGAGCTGGAAGAGATGCTGAATGAAGGGAAGGGTCCTATCAACTTTACTGTGTTTCTAACACTTTTTGGGGAGAAACTCAACG GGACCGATCCTGAGGACACCATACTTGCTGCTTTCAAACCTTTTGACCCCAATGGGACAGGTTTTGTTAATAAGGACGA atttaagCGATTACTGATGAATCAGGCTGATAAATTCACGGCAGACGag GTGGAACAGGCATTCACTTTGGCACCAATCGACCCAATCGGAAACATTGACTACAAGCAACTCTGCTACATCATCACACATGGAGATGAGAAGGAAGAATCGTAA